A single region of the Pan troglodytes isolate AG18354 chromosome 18, NHGRI_mPanTro3-v2.0_pri, whole genome shotgun sequence genome encodes:
- the DEXI gene encoding dexamethasone-induced protein isoform X1, with translation MPPQLVGGTIWTGMVPQEETLPCLRGLPAPLKSFVPTERFLFEPRRVEERLGLSAEVGKAPAPTEGGTQGASQDLICLQCQIDGLALASDYLQLRWMFTGTQPEFASLHFIPERTCFPHFTFGEDTSNCGHTQKRLPAPFDVS, from the exons ATGCCGCCGCAGCTGGTTGGGGGCACCATCTGGACGGGGATGGTTCCCCAGGAGGAGACCCTCCCCTGCCTCCGAGGCCT ACCTGCTCCCCTCAAAAGCTTCGTGCCAACAGAGAGGTtcctgtttgaacccaggagagtgGAAGAGAGATTGGGACTGAGTGCTGAGGTTGGGAAGGCACCTGCTCCCACAGAAGGGGGAACGCAAGGGGCATCCCAAGACCTCATCTGCCTGCAGTGTCAAATCGATGGCCTGGCCTTGGCTTCTGATTATTTGCAGCTGCGATGGATGTTTACAGGAACCCAGCCAGAGTTTGCCTCCCTGCACTTCATCCCGGAGCGCACCTGCTTCCCCCACTTCACCTTCGGAGAGGACACTTCAAACTGCGGACACACGCAAAAGCGACTCCCAGCTCCGTTTGATGTGAGTTGA
- the DEXI gene encoding dexamethasone-induced protein isoform X2, producing MLGARVAAHLDALGPLVPYVPPPLLPSMFYVGLFFVNVLILYYAFLMEYIVLNVGLVFLPEDMDQALVDLGVLSDPGSGLYDADSELDVFDAYLE from the coding sequence ATGCTCGGCGCCCGGGTCGCGGCCCACCTGGACGCACTGGGCCCCCTGGTCCCCTACgtgccgccgccgctgctgcccTCTATGTTCTACGTGGGCCTGTTCTTCGTCAATGTGCTGATCCTGTACTACGCCTTCCTCATGGAGTACATCGTCCTCAACGTGGGCCTCGTCTTCCTGCCCGAGGACATGGACCAGGCGCTCGTGGACCTCGGCGTGCTCTCCGACCCCGGCTCGGGCCTTTACGATGCTGACTCGGAGCTCGACGTCTTTGATGCGTACTTGGAGTAG